DNA from Stutzerimonas decontaminans:
TGGATCGCGCGTCCGACGGATCCGTTGGGATTCTCTGGCTGCAGGGCATGCAGATCGTCAACGGAGGCCAGACCACCGCATCCATCTACTTTGCGAAAAAGAAGAACGCCGATATCGACCTGAGCAATGTCCGCGTTCCCGCCAAGATCATCGTGCTGCGTGACGGGCAGGCCGATGACGAGGAGCTGATTGCGAACATCTCCCGATATGCCAACAGCCAGAACGTCGTAAGACAGTCCGATCTGTCCGCGAACAAGCCGTTCCACCGGGAACTCGAGCGAATCTCCATGCGGACCTACTGCCCGGACGGCGTTGGGCGATGGTTCTATGAGCGATCTGCGGGCAGCTACAAGGTCATGCTGGAGAAGGAGGCGGCGACGCCGGCACAGCGCCGGAAGCTCCAGGCCGCCATTCCGCCCTATCGTCGCCTCACAAAGCCGGACCTGGCCAAGTATCTGTTCGCCTGGGAACAGAAACCCCATGTGGTAAGCCTTGGAAGCCAGAAAAACTTTCAGGCTTTCATGGATTCGCTTGCCGACCGGGAGCTGGCCGGCGAGAACGTGGTTCCGGATCAGGACGACTTCAAGCGGATGATTGCCAAGGCGATTCTGTTCAAGGCCGCCCACAAGACGATTCGTCCGCTTTTTCCGGCGTTCCAGGCGAACATCACCGCCTATACGGTCTCGATACTCGCCATGAAGGCCGAAGACCGCTTCGACTTTCGGCGTGTCTGGCAGGAGCAAGCGATATCGCCTCAGCTCCAGCGGCAGATTGCCGACTGGGCGGTCGAGGTCAACGAGGCGCTGCATCGCGGGTCCGGCGGCAGGATGATCTCGGAGTGGGCCAAGAAGCCCGAGTGCTGGACCAGAACGAGGGATGCCGACTACTCGCCCCTGCAGCAGGGCATACCGGAGATCCTCGGTGCCTGAACATAGGTCGGACCAATAACGGTGGGCCTGCCGGCCTGCACCGAGATTGAGCTGTGGGGCGAGAGGAGAGGTGAGAATGGAACTAAAAGGAACGCTGGACCTGTTTCGACTGGCCCCTGGAGATTGCGTATCGAAGCGCAATCTCTTCGACCTCATTCAGCATTCGAAGGTGGCGGGCTCCAGCTTCTGGAGTGGCGAGGACCTGAAAATCGGGAACACGCCGCAACAGGGAATCAACTGGGTTGGGGCCCTGCCGGCATGTCGAGCCGTCATCCTGAAGACGCGACCGGGGGCATACGCGGACGATGGATGGTCGGACAATGAGAAGACCGCCTACCACTATTCATTCAAGGCCCGCGATGGCGTCATTTCACATGCCGAGAAGGCGAACGCCGTTCTGATCCATCAGCCCGTGTACCGATATCCGATCCTTCTTTTTACGGAGGCTGGGAGCTCCTGGTCATACGAAGGGGCGTTCGACGTTTCGGCCATTGACGATCGATTCGTAGTACTTGTCAGGAATCGCATGATCGTTGAATCGGACACGAGCCTTTCGGAAGAGGGGGCCGACTACCGGGAGGGTGGCCTAAGGTATGTAACGCACCTCATGGCAGAACGGAACAGAGAAGTCGTCAGGGCGCTGAAGGGTCGCTTCACCTCGGAGTGCGAAATCTGCCGTCAACGCTTCTCGGCGCGCTATGGCGTCGAGTGTATAGAGGCGCACCACAAAATGCCCATATCAACCTATTCCTCGGAGCACGCCGTAAGGTTCGAGGATCTCGCTCTGCTCTGCCCGAACTGTCATCGCGCGGTGCACATTTACATGAAGAAATGGGATCTCGAGTACCCGGAAATTTGCGAAAGATTGGTGGGCTGGCTTGCAGGATAATTCACGTCAGCTCGACCGGCGAGCTGCTCCAAGTAACTGGAGAACGCCGACATTGGAGGGGCGGGCAGAAACTCCAGTTCCGAGCCGGCTTCAGCAGACGCTTTATCGCTCAAGCCGCTTGGAGCCAGAGCAGAGTTACTTTTCCGCGGTGGCACCAGTGCGAGGAACAATCGGCGGCCTCCCGCTGCGTCATGCACCGAGCCATGCCATTAGGAGTGCACGTTGTCAATTATTCGCTGTGCATAGGCGGCAGCCTGTTTTGCGTAGATTCCCTTGGCAGCCTCGGGGAGAAACACGTGGAGCAAGGTTCTGGCACGTGAGAGGCCTGCGTAGTGCAGCATCGAACAAAACTCCTGCCCGATATCGGCCATATCGATCGCGATGACGACGCGACGCTCGAGACCCTTGAACGCATGCATCGTGGAGAACACCATATCTCCGGGTAACGACTCGGCTGCATCTACCAATGGCACTCCTCCGATCTCCGTTAGGGCGGAAACGGAAGAGTTTTCTCTTCGCCTGGTCGACAGGATCGCAATGTCGCTCGGCAACACGTCCTGGTTGTGTAGTTGGGCAACCAGATCGTTTAGCCGTGAAATCAGATCTGGATGATCACGATAATAAACATTCGCACACTCGGGACCTTCCGGTGCACCGATCAGCGCCAGGTCAATCCCGGAAACAATCGATCCCTGGACTGCCACCTGCCGGGTGTTCCGGCAATTTTCGAACAGATCGT
Protein-coding regions in this window:
- a CDS encoding AIPR family protein, translated to MELLDFLLDTQASIRDEVAKELVPGEAPVPAEAVFSSHIMTHMADQGITFEPTSCHYEAKIGNSKVKVSGYAVSDTTDERGNPDRLDLFVSLYRGAETLEQIPDAEVGRAARLGLQFLKFSASGKLSRELDETNDVYPLVVEVERIFESLDDIRIFVITDALAKTRAYAPQAVEGKQVRLEIMDLQRLYNHWQQGRARDELVVNFRDLCGTALPSVWVPGGEGDEYDYALTAIPGEALRHLYDRFGPRILEANVRSFLGVSSKGVNKGIRDTLRDYPDRFMAYNNGIVVVADAAQLDRASDGSVGILWLQGMQIVNGGQTTASIYFAKKKNADIDLSNVRVPAKIIVLRDGQADDEELIANISRYANSQNVVRQSDLSANKPFHRELERISMRTYCPDGVGRWFYERSAGSYKVMLEKEAATPAQRRKLQAAIPPYRRLTKPDLAKYLFAWEQKPHVVSLGSQKNFQAFMDSLADRELAGENVVPDQDDFKRMIAKAILFKAAHKTIRPLFPAFQANITAYTVSILAMKAEDRFDFRRVWQEQAISPQLQRQIADWAVEVNEALHRGSGGRMISEWAKKPECWTRTRDADYSPLQQGIPEILGA
- a CDS encoding HNH endonuclease produces the protein MELKGTLDLFRLAPGDCVSKRNLFDLIQHSKVAGSSFWSGEDLKIGNTPQQGINWVGALPACRAVILKTRPGAYADDGWSDNEKTAYHYSFKARDGVISHAEKANAVLIHQPVYRYPILLFTEAGSSWSYEGAFDVSAIDDRFVVLVRNRMIVESDTSLSEEGADYREGGLRYVTHLMAERNREVVRALKGRFTSECEICRQRFSARYGVECIEAHHKMPISTYSSEHAVRFEDLALLCPNCHRAVHIYMKKWDLEYPEICERLVGWLAG